One Exiguobacterium sp. BMC-KP genomic window, ATCGCAAAGCTGAGACCGTACCCGGAAAAACCGAACGGTGCGATCAACAAGGCTAAAATCCCGTTAGAGAAGAAGAACACGCATGAAATCCATGCTGCCCCTTTTTGATCTTCAAAATACAGTAACAAGAGTGTCAATACGAGAACCATCGCATTCGAGAACGCACCAATCGTCGTCATTTGGAAGATACTGATCGTTGCTTCCGGTAATGCGAGATAACCGAGTAACGTCGAGGCGAACAATAAAGTGAACAGCGTAAACAATCCTTGATTTCGAAACAGTCGTTGTAACTCCTGACGTAAGACAAGCAACATGGCGTCCCGCGCTTTTTCGACTTGATCCAGCGTTCCGCCTTCATTCGCGTATCCATAAAAAATGCGATATCGTTCATAAAAACGCGTCTCGACGGAAACGACGAAAATCGTCATCGTCGGAATGACCGTCAAATAGGATAAGAAGATGGCCGTATCGTATAACGGATGATAACGGAATGTCCCAAGATGAACAGCACCTCCATCTGAGAACCAGATGACCCAGTTCCCGACCCACACACCGATATTGTAGAGAAAGCTCGTCCAAAAGAGTGCTGGGTAACGATCAAAGTAACTCAAGTAGGTAAACTGATTTTTCGTCCCGCGTTGCGGGAACGTCAGCAACATCGAGGTGAATAGACCGAATAACGTGACGACCATACCGAATGTAAAGCCTGCTGTTAAGGCAAGACTTGGTGTAACGAGTCCCGTTACATACTCCATCAAATATCGATCAATGAGTAAGACCGATCCGACAGCTACGATACCGCCAATCAAAAAACTGTACGCGACAGCTTGATAGAACTTCGCGGCACTTAAGAACAAGAAATGGACCCAAATCAGATTAATCGTCATGAACAGAATGAAAATCAGTCCGTTCAACAAGAACGGAAGTTGTGAGAAACTGAGGAAGATGAGAAAGACGATACTGCCTAACGCCATCGTCATCTTTGTCATTCCTAAAAATGCAGGAAACAGATCTTCATATCGCTTCTCATAAAAACAATCTGCTAAATATCGAGTGACGACGAGTTGCTGAATACCGAGCAACACTTGTGAAAAAATGAAGCTATATGAGACGACCAGATTGAAGGTCGTCCGTTCTTCAAAAGAAGCAATCGACAGGAACGTCGTCAGCCACTGGGTCACAGCGATGGTCAAGATGACGATTAACCATGGACCGGACGTGACGAGCCCCGCAAAGGCGTATGCTTTTAGTCGTGATGAGAAATAGTCTTCTTGAAATAATTTTTGAAGCTTAAACCCGATGCCCGCCATACGTCAGCCCCCTCTCTTGATACAATGTTTGATACTCTGAGATGAAACGGTGCGTCTGATAATATGCAAGCGCGCGCTCTTTCCCATTTTGGCCGAAACGAATCGCTTCTTCGGGATGTGACTGGAACCACGCACACCGCTCCGCGATCCGACGCGGATTGACTGGTGGTACGACGAATCCAGCCGGACCGTAAGGATCATCCTCACGTCCATTGATCAGCTCGGAACATGCACCGACATCCGTCACGACCCACGGTATCCCTGCAGCCATGCCTTCTAAGACAGCAAGCGGTTGACCTTCTGAAATACTCGTCAATAAACAGACATCAAACGATGGCAGATAACTCCGAATATCGACCTTTCCGACGAGTTTTACACTCGCAGATAGTTCAAAGAGATCGATTTGTTCTTGGCACTCACGGGCGTATTCCGGATCCTCTTCGAGCGGACCCATGATCGTCATTTCGAATGGAACCTGCATTTCCTGTAAGACCTTCGCGGCATGAATCATCGTCTTGATATCCTTGATCGGAACGATACGGACGATCGCACCGATTCGGAGTACATCTTGCTTCGGAGTATGTCCTAATGCAGCAAGCCCCGTCGCATCGATTCCATTCGGGATAACACGAATTTTTTCAGCAGGCGCACCAAGTTCGCGTTGCAATTCTCCATTTCGGTCAAAGAGCGTAATGATATTGTCTGCTCCCGCGTAGGCTTCGCGCGATAAATGATGAAAGAACTGGACCCAGTGCATGCGGTATTCTTGTGGAATCCACATCGCTTGGACGAGTTCTTCCTCCCGTTCTCGTGAATAAATCCCATGCTCCGTCAAGACGAACGGAACATGCTGTCGCTGTTTGATCGCTGCTGCGACGAGTCCTGCATATCCAGTCGATGCGGAATGGATCAGATCGACAGTTGGTAAGTCGGCTTGTAACAGTTCAAGAACGGGTGCATACATGCTACGCCACATCCATAAATAATCGATGAAGGAGCCGGCTTGTCGTTCTTCCCGGTAACTCGTCTTAACGAGATCAAAAAAGAGACGGCTTGAGAAAAATTGAGTCGACGTGCCGATCGCTTGACCAAAAAGCGGGAAAATCGATGTGTTCGTCGCCTGAAATCGCATCCATCGTTTAATATCTTCTTCCTGTTCCGGCGTCAACGTCTGTTTTAACGGACGTGTCTCATGCGTTTGATCAAGTGCAAGATTCGTCACACCGACGACGTTCGCAGGAAGGGTGTACCGAAAGTCCGCTTCGGTCATGCGTGTAGGTGTAATCGTGATCAGTTCAAACTCATGCTCTGTCATTTGTTGGATCAACATATGTGCCCAACTGGCGACGCCACCACTGACATAGGGATAACTCCCTTCTAACACTAAACCAATCTTCATTGGGATCCCTCCAGTACCGGTATGCGCGCGAAGTTCTTCTTGAGTTCTACTTCGTATAAATCGTCCGCATCTCCAAGTTTTCGCACCTGCCCGTATGCGAAGGACCCGGTCTCAAGTTTTCCTTCATTGACACGAACAACCATCTTCGAAGGAAGAAGCATTTGACTACCTGAAATCTCAATCGCTGTTTTAGAATAACGAACATCGATT contains:
- the pelG gene encoding exopolysaccharide Pel transporter PelG; protein product: MAGIGFKLQKLFQEDYFSSRLKAYAFAGLVTSGPWLIVILTIAVTQWLTTFLSIASFEERTTFNLVVSYSFIFSQVLLGIQQLVVTRYLADCFYEKRYEDLFPAFLGMTKMTMALGSIVFLIFLSFSQLPFLLNGLIFILFMTINLIWVHFLFLSAAKFYQAVAYSFLIGGIVAVGSVLLIDRYLMEYVTGLVTPSLALTAGFTFGMVVTLFGLFTSMLLTFPQRGTKNQFTYLSYFDRYPALFWTSFLYNIGVWVGNWVIWFSDGGAVHLGTFRYHPLYDTAIFLSYLTVIPTMTIFVVSVETRFYERYRIFYGYANEGGTLDQVEKARDAMLLVLRQELQRLFRNQGLFTLFTLLFASTLLGYLALPEATISIFQMTTIGAFSNAMVLVLTLLLLYFEDQKGAAWISCVFFFSNGILALLIAPFGFSGYGLSFAIGSTLTFAFALIRLIQYVSDIDYHTFCRMVLPQRSMRFTRWSERLNRSWM
- the pelF gene encoding GT4 family glycosyltransferase PelF — translated: MKIGLVLEGSYPYVSGGVASWAHMLIQQMTEHEFELITITPTRMTEADFRYTLPANVVGVTNLALDQTHETRPLKQTLTPEQEEDIKRWMRFQATNTSIFPLFGQAIGTSTQFFSSRLFFDLVKTSYREERQAGSFIDYLWMWRSMYAPVLELLQADLPTVDLIHSASTGYAGLVAAAIKQRQHVPFVLTEHGIYSREREEELVQAMWIPQEYRMHWVQFFHHLSREAYAGADNIITLFDRNGELQRELGAPAEKIRVIPNGIDATGLAALGHTPKQDVLRIGAIVRIVPIKDIKTMIHAAKVLQEMQVPFEMTIMGPLEEDPEYARECQEQIDLFELSASVKLVGKVDIRSYLPSFDVCLLTSISEGQPLAVLEGMAAGIPWVVTDVGACSELINGREDDPYGPAGFVVPPVNPRRIAERCAWFQSHPEEAIRFGQNGKERALAYYQTHRFISEYQTLYQERGLTYGGHRV